The following is a genomic window from Phaseolus vulgaris cultivar G19833 chromosome 6, P. vulgaris v2.0, whole genome shotgun sequence.
AGCACATGAACAacgaaaaaagaaaaagaaacaaaaggtCTTGGAGGAAGCCTTACAAACAAAGATGACCATAAAAAAAGACAAGGTGATGTACATGCAACATAACCGAGGAAAAGGACTTAGACGCGAAGGTCGCAGTTTTGATCACAACGGAGGTCATGGTCATGGAAACAACAATGAAGAAAGGGGACAAATGAACCAACAAAACTGTCGTGGACGAGGTCGTGATCGAGAAGATCGTTCACATCGTTCAAATGTTGAATGTAACAATTGTGGAAAATATAGACACTATGCAAAGGAGTGTTATGACAAGAAAAAAGTGGAAGAAAGTGCAAATTTAGTGGAGGAAGAGGAGACAAAAGAGAAAGGAATTATCACGATGGCCAATGAAGACGTCATTCTGGATAGTGACATGGTATGGTATCTAGACATTGGTGCTAGTAATCATATGTGTGGGCACAAATATCTGTTTCTTGTTATACAAGAGATAGAAGATGGACATGTGTCTTTTGGAGACTCAACAAAAGTTCCAATCAAAGGTCGGGggaaaatatgttttttccAAAATGACGGAAAAGAATGCACTGTGGAGGATGTTTATTATGTACTCGATTTGAAGAATAATATTCTTAGTATGGGACAATTGTTGGAGAAAGGTTATCCAGTTTTCATGAAAGACCGGATTTTGCACATGAAGGACAAAAATTGATGAGTGCTTGCAAATGTCGAGATGGCGAAGAATTGAATGTTCAAACTCAATTTAAAGAATACATTGTCGGAGAAGTCTTTTTGTGATGAAGAAATTGAGCTTGAAGATTTAAGGGGAAAATCAAGTAGTTTGGAAGAATTTTGAAATTTACTGAATAATAAAAGCAAAATCTTCTAAAAGTAGTGTCCTGCAATCTCAATTGGAGAGTGTTGAAGAAAAATTTGGTAACCTGGAAAGAAGGTTtacaaaatttgaagaaaaatatattgCTATGGAGAAAGACAAAGAAAGTAGAGTCAATCAAGTTGAAGAACTCAATTTGTTACTTTTGGCACAAAATGAAAAGGTGAATGAATTACAATCCAAATTAGAAACCCATTATAATTTTACAAATGCCCTTGAAGCTATCAAGAAGCTAAGGGCAGAACCAAAGGTCAATGACAAGTATCTTCCAtcttttgttattgttgatgagaTTGTAAGAAATAATATTTCACATAGTATGACTGCAGGGTGCAGTAAAGTTCTCTGTGAAAATAATGGTTTTGATTTGGGAAAATACAGTAAATGGAATGTTGTAAAGGCATTATCTGAAAGGGATATATGGTCTAATCATTATGTTCCAAGCTTATTGAAGTCATAGTCTTTCTTAAATACTTTTAATTCAGAGGGTGAAAGTGCAGAAAATTTTGTTTGGGAGACTAAAAGTATTTCAATCCAAAACTCTACAAGGGTTGGTGCAGTGAAGGCAGTGAAGAAGACTGAAGTTGCTTATAATACAGCAGTGTGGTAAATGTTGGGAAAATATTGGAAATTCGGGTGATGACGATCAGAAAAACAATCTGAATGAAGAATATGAAATGTTTGATTTTAAGGGAAGAATTTGTTAGCATTAAACTCAACGTCGTCAtcagttttatttaaaaatttgaatggTCAATAATTATTAGCTTTAATCATAGTTTTGAATGTAATTTATGTTgtgattttaaatgtaatttatagtATAGCTTTGATGAGAAAGAATGTAGAATTTGAGAAGTCTATTGCAAGACTATTTAAATAGACTGTATTATTATATGAAaagtaataagaaaataaaagttatattatcTATTCACAAGAACGACAATAGTTTTACTAGAATCAACGCGAAAGATAGTTTAAGTTAAATTTTAGGGTGTCAAGGGCTTGACAACAGGTGAGGTGTACGTTGAGTCGTAGGGATTGAGTGCAAGAATGATGGACGTGAGATAAATTAAGGGTTATCTTCAGAGACCCTTGAATAATACCAGCCTACTTCCAtagtcaaaatatttttttcttataccaTTTACTGATGGTTTATCTCAATTAATGCTTTTCTTTGGCTTTTGTTTCTTATATAAATGAACTTGTGATCGTTAGTATGCTTGAAAAGGCTCAATGTTTCAATCCAATCACCTACCACAATTAATATCTTTTCTATTTCACTACTATACTGATGTTTCTATTATCATCCAAGTATCAGGTTGTGTAAGAAAATGGAAGATGTAATAATATCCCCTCGAGCCTAGTGGGCAAGTCTACTACTAGAGGCTGGACGACCGTAGGATACCTCGGTATCCGGTAATGACCAACTGCCATGAAAATGCATTAAGGCAAGTAAACGATTAACTTAGAATAAGTTGTATGGAAAATTAGGTAATATGGTCTTAATCATGATACCTATGCTAATCATGATCCAACAGTAAAAGAATCCATCAAGACCATATAAATAGGCACAACAACCAAGGCAATGGTATGTCTATTGTTAATGCGTTTAGTGCATCAGCATACTGAATACTTACTTGAGTGTCAGAACCTCTTGCAAGTACACTCCGAACTAAGATCTGAAGTTGTATCAtacttgatattttttattcaaagaaTTGTTGAGTAAAGCTGAGGAAGAGTGTAGGTATGATCCATGGGTGGTCTTACAATTCCATGCAGCAAAGATATCTTCCTAAATATAACTTCACATATGAATTTACTATAATCTTGCACGGTATATCTTcctaaatatagttttttttttactgttcaTTAGTTACCCGGGCAATATTCACTTCTTCAGCATGAGCAGGTTGCTGTGCTATAATAAAAAAGGCTTTGTTGTCAAGtaaatttaaagtattttcACTAGGACCAAGGTGAAAGATCATTTTATTTGGGGCAAAGTTAATTTTTTCAATCATTTGGCTAGCAACATTCAAACGACATTTAAATGTTGGGGTAACAGAGCCTTGACCCTTCATTAGGTGTGCCTCCCTTAATGAATGTGCAGTAAGTATGAAGCTAACAAGAAAAAACTAATATTGCAAGAACCCATCCTCCTGGCATGGAATTGTGAGACCACCAGTCAGATGATCACACATGAATTCTTGAAATGAAGGTGTGTTCATGTATGATAATGGAATAGAAAACCGTTTCATCTTATCTCCAACATAAACTGCAAGAAAGCCTATTCGAACTTCAATCCCCTAAATAATGTTCGTCTCATAATACTTGTTGTTAGGAAACCGTTATACTATATTCCTCCACACAACAAATAATACACTGTTACTGATATCTTGTTTGagaaagaaatattttgaattctGATACTTGAAAGCACGCAATCACTTGGGTCGTTTCGGAACCCAagaaatgttatatatatagttGCCAAAGGAGTCTACAGAGGAGTCTACCAAGACACAGGGGATCTCATGGTGTTGTCTTAGAGATGGCTTCAAAACAATAGGAATTTCAATGATGGACCCGTTTTTGAGATTATGGCTAACACATTTATCCACTTCAAGTTAAAGACATCGACAAAGGTGAAACCAAATGCTTGTTCATTCATTGATCATCCTACTATAGCTCTTTCAATGATGGACATCTCAATAATAAATGACAACTATTAATGTACCAACTTGTATACATGTGAGAGTCCTCTTAGACATTACCACATGCCCTTGTCTCTCAGTTGCTCCCAATCTCATAATCTTTCACCAATAATTCAAGTTCCCTTCTTACATAAGCTTTATCTATATATATTCACCGTTGCAAGCATTTTAGAACCAACACAAATCATTCACATCCTGAAGTAACAAAATTCATAAGCCTCAACTCTCAAGCTCTATTCGTACCATTTTGTTATCAAGTCTGAGCAAATATACAACACAAGAATGGGCTTTCGTTTACCTAGTATCAGAAGGACATCATTCGCAGCAAACCAAACATCTTCTAAGAGTATGGAGGTGCCAAAGGGTTATCTTGCAGTGTACGTTGGAGAGAAAATGAAGCGATTTGTGATCCCCATATCATACTTGATCCAACCTTCATTCCAGGACATGTTGAGTGAAGTAGAGGAAGAGTTTGGATATGATCATCCCATGGGTGGTCTTACGATTCCTTGCAGTGAAGATGTCTTCCAAAGCACAACTTCACACTTGAATAGACATTAAGTCTGGTAATATAGAAGTCTGACACAGAATTGAAGAGCCATTTTGTTATAGGcatcttctcaatttgtaaatATAACTCCTTTTTGAGTATAGGAAAAATGCGATCATAGTaagattttttcttctttttatttgtttaatgaTGTTGAGAATCCCTTCTTATTTTAATGAGGATCATGACCAATGAATCTTGATAACTAATCCATTGAATATATTAAATGATGGCCATTCCAAAAGTATCTGTTGGGGCATACTGTGTTGGGGAATACGGTGCTGGGTTTGAGGATTGCATGGCTCAGGTTGCCTGCTTGCATCCTAGGGTGGACCTATCTCAGATTGGGTTGACCAAGAGAGTTGTTGATGGGCAACTAGTTGACGCCCAGGAGTAACTCTCTTTTCATTGTAACTTAACTGTTTTACAGACAATTTCAGCAaattgtgtatatatatatctgCTTGTTTATAAAATCTAATGTATTCTTAAATTGCTCCTTTAACTGCTTTGTCTGACTTGCTTAGTCTAACAATGCTTTTAGGGTCTTCACGACTTTGGTAGCACGCTTCTTTACTGCTTGTTGACTTTGATCTTCGTAAAAGCCATTCCTACCCAAGCTCTCACTTCGCCCTAACCTTTGCCAAATGAAGGTAAGGGAACGCCGTTCTCGACCTTGGCTTATAGGTCAAGGGAGATCTTTAACTAGGTACCGCACCACTCTCAACGTCGTCTCTCAAGACAAGGGAGACCTTTGATTGGAAACTAAGTAGTTCTCGACCTTGCCTTAAGGAAAGGGAGGTCTGCACTTAGCTAGTCTCGTCTTTCCCACATAAGGATAAGGGAGACATGTAACCAGGGCACATACTAGCCTTGCCTTACAATACAAGGAAGTGGTCCTTCTTTAGGACCTCGCCCTAGCCGTGTAGAGGCaggggaggattttaactggCAACCGTTtcgttctcgaccttggcgttcccacaaaagagggaggctcactaaaAACCTTGCTCTTCCTAGTCTTGTTGTTTATAACTCGAGGCAGATGCTCGTTTTACTGACATATTCCTTGCCGCACAGGGGCAAGGGAGGATTTCTTTggtgaaccatactattctcagcCTTGGTGAACTCACACAAGAGTGAGGTTCACgaagaaccatactattctcaaTCTTGGCGTATCAAACCAAAGGAGAGGTTCGTTTTACTAACCTCACCCTATTTGTACAAAGGTagaggaggattttaactttaactaaCCTCATCCTTGTTGTATGAAGTCAAGGGAGGATTTTAATAACTGACCTCATCCTTGTTGTATGAAGTCAAGGGAGGATTTTAATAACTGACTTCATCCTTGTTGTATGAATTTAAAGGAGGATTTTAATAACTGACCTCATCCTTGATGTATGAAGTCAATGGAGGATTTTAATAACTGACCTCAACCTTGTTGTATGAAGTCAAGGGAGGATTTTAACGgttgaaccatactattctcagccttggtgaactcacacaagagggaggctcactaagaaccataCTACTCCTGATCTTGGTGTATAAaaccaagggagaggttcattaactgCGTTATACAAAATATTTCTCTTTAAGTGAATAACTGAAACCTTTATTGGACGTCCTGATTAAAAAACCTTTATGaaggaaaaagagtgtcccctaaatctgtgtacaatgcaataatcttaactgaaataaaacttaagcACGTACGAGGGATTGCTCCACCTTCTAGAGTCTcgagcctgtatgctccattcccaagggcctctgaCATGCGGAcgggtccagtccacttgggagacaacttgttttctaactggTGTGGGTGGTCTTCCCGCATTCCCAAGTCGACGACCTAGAACTATCGACCTCAATCTTCCCCAGGAGGTTGGATGGTGACTGAGCACACTCCTCTCTTGGTcttgaggctgttctcatagcacctcTTGGAATCCTTCTGATTAGACTTCATGGGGATCACGATTCCTTCAagggaaggcaacttcatcttcatgtgtcTCGACGAGGCCACTGCTCTAATCCTGTTCAAAGCAGGTCTGTCCAAAAGAATGTTGTAGGCCGAAGGAGCATTAATGACAAGGTACTTGATGTTGGCAGTGCGGGAGGCTGCATCGGAAGTGAAGGTTGTACACAGTTGTATGTTCCCCCGCACTTCCACCTGGTATCCTGCGAAGTCGTACAGACATCCAACGTAAGGCCTCACCTGGTCGAGAGACAGTTGCAACTTGTTGAAGGTCAACCAAAACATCACATCGGTGGAGCTTCCTTGATCCATTAGGATGTGGTGCACCTTTCTGCCTGTTGTCACCATTGAGATTACCACGGGATCATTATCATGCGAGACCACGTCCCGCAGGTTAGTcttggtgaagacaaggtcgGGCTCGAGCGTCAGGTCTAACCCCTGAGTTTCCACTATCATCACTCCCTTGGCGTACTTCTTGCGCTGGGAGACGGTACACCCTCCAGAGAatcctcctgcaatggtgttgATTTCCCCATGGATGGGCACCTCATGCCCCTGATCTTCTGTTGGGGCCGCTGTCGTCAGGGCCCCTTGCGGCTCTTGCAGGTAATCTTTCAAGAAGTTGCCTCTCACGAGTTCATCTAACTGGAAACCCAGCGCCAGACAATTGCGTATGTTATGGCCAACAACTTGGTGGAACACACACCAAGCGGTTTTTCTGAGCCCTAGCCTCTTATTAGTCTTTGGTGGGGGCTTTAGTCTGCTGGCTACGTCAGGGATAGCGATGAGCTCTTTAAGGTCCACCCAGAAATTGTGTCTGAGTGGAGTGTTTTCTCTTGTGCGTCCCCTGGTTTGGGGCTTCCTTGCTTCGTACGACGATTGTGCTCCTGGGGCCTTTGATTCCGTCATGGCCTCAAGTACCCTCATGGGCTGAGGACGACCTGTTCCCCAAGGTCAGACAGAACCAACGCTACTGCATTTTTCTATGACCTGATCCTCAACGACACTGTGTGTCATGGCCCGATGCCTGATCTTGCAAAATGTCTTTGGGCAACATCTGATCAGCGAG
Proteins encoded in this region:
- the LOC137833296 gene encoding uncharacterized protein, with amino-acid sequence MTESKAPGAQSSYEARKPQTRGRTRENTPLRHNFWVDLKELIAIPDVASRLKPPPKTNKRLGLRKTAWCVFHQVVGHNIRNCLALGFQLDELVRGNFLKDYLQEPQGALTTAAPTEDQGHEVPIHGEINTIAGGFSGGCTVSQRKKYAKGVMIVETQGLDLTLEPDLVFTKTNLRDVVSHDNDPVVISMVTTGRKVHHILMDQGSSTDVMFWLTFNKLQLSLDQVRPYVGCLYDFAGYQVEVRGNIQLCTTFTSDAASRTANIKYLVINAPSAYNILLDRPALNRIRAVASSRHMKMKLPSLEGIVIPMKSNQKDSKRCYENSLKTKRGVCSVTIQPPGED